AGCGGGCGTCTTATTCTGGGGCTTTCGCTTTCTATTCTCGCGGGGGGATTTCTCGCGTCGCTGGGTGAACCTCTTTATTATTTGCCGATTATTGCGCTGCAAAAATCCCTGATTGGCTATGTTTGGACGCCTTTGGAAAGTTCGTTTCAGCTCTATATTCTCGCGTTTACTGCAGGGCTTATCGGTATGGTGCGCGTTACCACGCTTTCGGGTGGCAATCGCGGTATTGCCAATGTGCTCGCCCGACGTGCCGAGGGCGCGCGTTCAACGCGGTTGGCGGCATTTTTTATGGGGCTTGCTATCTTTTTTGACGATTATGCAAATTCTATTGTCGTGGGTTCTACTTTGCGTCCGATAGCGGACCGATTTAGAGTATCGCGGGAAAAACTCGCGTATATTGTCGATTCAACCGCCGCCCCTATCGCGGGTATTGCGATTATCAGTACGTGGATTGGATACGAAGTTAGCCTTTTTCAGGATTTGATGATCGATCTCAAGACCGGGCTGTCGGGATACCAGCTTTTTTTTAATGCTCTGCCTTTGCGTTTCTATTGTTTGCTTACGCTTACTTTTGTGTTGCTTTCTGCTTATCTGCGCCGCGATTATGGCCCCATGCTCGCTGCAGAACGCCGCGCACAAACAACGGGTCAGGTGATGCGCCCTGGCGCGACGCCAATGACCGGACGAGCACAGGATGAAATTGGGCCTGTTGAGGGCGTCCGTCCCGTGTGGTGGGCGGCTGTTTTGCCCGTGCTTCTCGTTATTGTGTGTGTTATTGGGGGGATGGCTTTTGATACTTGGAATCACGAGAGGGTTCTCGCTGCGCGGCGGGATTATGGCTTGATGAGTAGCGCGTTTTGGAGTGCGTGTTTTTCAAATGCCAATACTGCGCAGGTTCTTTTTGTGGCGGCAATGCTCGGTTCTGCACTCGCGATTGCGATAGCTATTACGCGCAGGCATGCTGGAACGGGTGCGCGGGTTATTTCTGTGGGGGATGCTGTCTCGACCTGGGCGCGCGGTATTGTCGGCGTGTGGTATGCGATTGTTATTCTGATTCTCGCATGGGCGATCAAAGAGGTCTGTGCAGATGCGGGTACGTCAACTTATCTCACCGCGGCACTTTCTCCGCTTATTTCTCCGGGGCTGCTGCCTTTGCTGATTTTTCTGCTCGCTGCTCTTGTTGCATTTTCAATTGGCACGTCCTGGACGACGATGGCGATTCTCATTCCTACAGTTGTTCCGCTCGCACATGCGGTGGGGGGACTGCCGCTGACGATTCTGGCAGCCGCAGCTGTGCTCGATGGGGCGATTTTTGGCGATCATTGCTCGCCTATTAGCGATACGACCGTGATGGCGAGTATCGCATCGTCTTGTGACCACCTGGATCACGTTAAAACACAACTTCCCTACGCGCTGACGACGATGAGTGTCGCGGGCATTTTGGGCTATTTGGGGACGGCGCTGGTTTATCCGGGTTGGGTTGGTCTCGTCCTGGGTCTGATTACTATTCCAATAATTCTTCTCACTATAGGTAAGAATCCGGATGAGCCCGTCCAGTCTCCCAATCGGCTTTAGTGTCTGCACTCTATTGTTTTCTTGACTTCTATTTCCAGGTGATTCATGCATGCTCTGTCGTTTTTTGGGATTCGAATTTTTAGTGGAGGTTTATCATGACAATCCAGGAGCAGTTGCACTACGAGCAGGTGAATGATGAGTCGCTGAGTTTTCTCAAAGCGATTGGCGTTGACTATCTGACGATCAATCCGTCGATGGATATGCGCGATGGCAAAGATCGCCGCGCGTACTGGGAAGAGGTGCGAGATAGAGCCGCCGACCACGGCCTGATTTTGCGGAATGCCGCCAGCTATGGTTGGGATGAATTTACTCTGGGTCTGGAAGATCGAGATGAAAAAATAGATGCCTGGTGTATGTTTATCCGCAATTTGGGTGAGGCAGGGATACCCACTCTGGGATACAATTTTAAGCCGATTGGCAATTTTCGCACAGAGTCGGCGACGGGGCGCGGTGGCGTCAAATACAGCACGTTTGATTACGATGAATGGGCGCGCGAGCGCGTGTATGTGCCCGACAAAGTAATTTCAGAAGCCGGCATGTGGGAAAATATCGAATACTTTTTGAAGCGCGTGATACCCGTGGCAGAGGAATACGGCGTGAGGATGGCATTGCATCCGGATGATCCGCCCATTCCCGAACCGATGGGTGGGGCCGCTCGTATTGTATCGACATTGGAGCAATATCACCGCATCTTTGACCTTGCTCCCAGTTCGTGCAATGCCATGCTATTTTGCCAGGGCTGCGTGGCGGAAATGGGCGAAGATGTTTGCGAAGCGATCCGCGATATTGGCGGTCGGGACAAAATTGTGTATGTGCATTTTCGAGATATTCAGGGTACGCCGAGAAGTTTTCGAGAGGTGTTTATCGATGAGGGGCAAAACGATATGCACCAGGCGATGCAAACTTACAAGGAGGTGGGGTTTAATGGCCCGTTTATGATGGACCACACCCCAAGGTTCTGGCAATCGGGTACTGAGTGGGCAGGGCGCGCGTTTGCCGTGGGGTACATGCGCGCGTTGATTCAGGTGGTTTATTGAGGCAGGTGGGAGGATTTTAAAAGGAGAGTAATATGGGAAAGAAGACGGCGAGTTCTCAGAAGGTTGTCAAGGTCGCCATGATCGGTGCGGGGGGGCGGTCGCGCAGTGTACACTATCCCTCGCTGAACGATATGGACGATGTCAAAATGGTGGCTGTATGTGAGTTGAATGAAGTGCGTATGATTGAGGTGGCGGGGGAATACGATATTCCCGCGCGATACACCAATTATGTGACGATGATCGAGCGGGAAAAACCCGATGTGGTTTATGCGATTATGCCACCGCATCACATATACGATCTGGCGGCAAATATTATGGAGATGGGCGTCAATATCATCATTGAAAAACCACCTTCAGTAACGACCGAACAGGCCAAACAGATGGCATTGCTGGCCAAAAAGAACAATGTGATTACGGGCGTGACATTCCAGAGGCGGTTTGCGCCAGTGATTCGCACTGGAAAAGAAATATGTGAAAAAAATGGGCCAGTTCACAGTGCGGCGTCGTATTTTTTGAAAAATGAAGTGGGCGGGCAACCCATTTACAAGGGCGCGCTGGAAAAATTGACCTGCGATGGTATTCACGCGGTGGATACGCTGCGATATTTGTGCGGTGGAGAAGTAGAAGCCGTGGCGAGCGATGTGCGGCGATTGGATGCCACGTTTAGAAATATGCACACAGCCCTGGTGAAGTTTTCATCTGGTGCGACAGGTGTGCTACAAAATTGTTATATGATGGGACGTCGGATGTTCACGGTGGAAGTGCATTCGACGGGTATTTCGATGTTTGGCGATCCCGAAGAGGGCGGGCAGGTATTTGCCGATGGCAAAGTTGAGCCCGTGCGCACGCTCGATCCATGGACGCTGAGCGAAAGCGAGAAGCCACATGTCGCTTTTGGGGCTTATGCCATCAATCGCCATTTTATTGATTGCGTAAAAACGGGCCAACAACCCGAAACAAATTTTGAAGATGCGGCAAAATCGATGGAATTGGTCGATGCAATTTACGATTCGCAAATCGGATGAGATGCAATTACAAAAAATAGAAAAGGCGGGATGTGATAGATCCCGCCTTTTTGTTATTGGGATATTGATTAAAGCCCTAAGTCATCGGAAATATCGCCCATCGCATCGCGTACAAAAGCGATATGGTCGTCTAATTCTATGCCGAGTTCTTCGGCGCCGATCAAAATGTCTTCCCGCGAGACATTTCGCGCAAAGCTTTTTTGTTTTATTTTTTTTCGCACTGAAGAGACTTTGAGATCTGCGAGTTTTTTGGTGGGCTGCATTAGGGTTACAGCTACGATAAATCCAGTCAGTTCATCCACTGCAAAGAGGGCTTTGTCGAGCAGGCTTTCTCTGGGCACACCCAAGTAGGGCGCGTGTGCTTTAATCGCATGGATCATTGCTTCTGGATATCCCTTTTCCTCGAGGATTGCCACACCAAACATGGGGTGTTCTTCGGGAGTCGGATGTTTTTCGTAATCAAAATCGTGCAGCAATCCGGTAATGCCCCACAAGTTCTCATCTCGACCAAATTTTCGCGCATAAGCACGCATCGCGGCTTCTACTGCGAGCATGTGTTTGATGAGATTGATATTTTCCGTGTGCTCGGTCAGCAATGCAAAGGCATCATCGCGGTTAAGTGACATGGGAAATCCTCGGGTTTATAACAGGTGTCCATTGCCACGTGTGCGGCGTTTTACTTCGCGCAGGGTGGCGAGTGACTTTTCGAGCGCATTGGACACGGTTTTGAGGCGTTCATTGGGTGAGGTGCTTTCCAGAAGTGCTTGCTGTTCATCGAGAGATAAGGTGAGGTTTGATGCGAGAATATATGAGAGTGTACCCAGTTCCAGGGCGGGTATTTGGGGCGAGATCCAGCCCGATGAGAGCTTCATGGCTTCGGAATAGAGTTTTTTAGCGCGGTTTCCCAAAGCGATGTCAAAAGCTTCATCGCCATCTTCTACATCTTCTACAAGGCCCGATATATATGGATGGATGTCGTATTGCTGGATAACTCGAAAGCGTCGCGTTCCTTCAATCAGGATGTTCATTCGGCCATCGGGAAATCGATTGAGCAGGCCGACAACGCGCGCCGCGCATCCGATGTCATTAAAATCGTTGTCTGTACCCCATACAAGACCAAATTCGGTGTCGTTGTCAAGGCATTCACCGATCATTTGTTTGTATCGCTCTTCAAATATGTGCAGGGGAACACGCCGGTGTGGCAGCAGCACCATGTCGAGGGGGAAGAGGGGAAGTTCCATTGGGTCAGGAGGCGGGTTTTTGACTGCTGTTTAAGAGAATATCGAGCAATTTTTGGGTGGCGATTGACAAACTGCGTCCTTTGCGAAAGAGAATGCCCAATGGACGGTCAAAATCTCGATCTACAAAGTGCAGATATGCAAGGGTTTTGCGAGCGATTTCTTGCTCAATGGAATTGAGGGGCAAAACAGAGATGCCAATATCGACTTCTACGGCGTGTTTGATGGGCGCTATGTGGTCGAGTTCCATGACGATATTGGGGCGTATTTTGTGTTTTTTTAAGAACTGATCAACGGCGCGCCGCGTTGGGGTTTCGGGGGTGAAGAGGACCAGGGGGAATTTGTTGAGTTCTTGTGGCAAGAATGCGTTGCGAGAAGCCAATTCATGATCGGGATGCATGGTCACGACCATCTTGTCCTGTGAAAAGGGCATCACATCTACATTGCGTTGGGTGCGGGGATACGGCACAATGCCCAAATCGACTTCGCCATTGGCAACATCGTCATAAATTTTATTTACCTGATCGTATTGGAGACGGAAATTAACCCGGGGATAGGCTTTGAGGTAGGTTTTGAGAAAGGGTGTGAGTTCGAGCATTCCCACGCTGTAAATAGATGCCAGACGAACAGTTCCCGAAACCACCCCTCCCAGAGCCTGGATGCGGTGTTCCATTTCTTCGTAGCGCCGGACAATTTCTCGGGCATAAGAGTAAAAAATTTCGCCTTCTGCTGTGAGTGTCAGGCGTCTTTTTTCGACCCGTTCGATGAGTTGTTTTCCCTGGCGTTTTTCAATGCTTTTGAGTTGCTGGCTTACTGCGGATTGGGTAACGGAATTAAGGACAGCGGTTTTGGAAAAACTCTGCGTTTCAATCAGGTCACAGAAGACTTTCAAACTTGTAATCAGCAAGGGCTTTCTCCATCGTTAAAAGTATAAGGGGATATAAAAATGTGGAAGGGGGTAAATTAGGAAAGCAAATCTATAAGAAAATCGAAACTATGTCAATAGAAAAACTGGTTTTTAAAATATTACCCACCTGTGAGGCGCGATTTTGGTAAATTCGATTGCTAAAACGCCCATTTTGGATTTGCTCTTGTAAAAAAGGTCAGAACATCTTATACTTCAATTTGTTATCGCTATATGGAGATCGCTTATGAACTGGTTTAACAAGCTTAAATCCGGTATTCGGACGCTTGTGAGCAAGCGTATGCCCGAAAATATCTGGATCAAGTGCGAGCGGTGTGAACAAATAGTTTACCGAAAGAAACTCGAGCAAAATACAGGTATTTGCCCGCATTGCAAACATCACTTTCGCATATCCAGTGCCGAATATATCGCCGCTGTGCTCGATGAAGATTCGTTTGAAGAAATAGGTCGAGAAGTCAAATCGACCGATCCGCTCACATTTGTCGATCTACAGCCCTATCCCGATCGGCTCAAGGAGTATCGCAAACGCACCAATATGGATGCCGCTGTGTTGGCTGGCGTGGGTAAGGTTAATGGTGTGCCTGTAGGCATTGCCGTGCATGAATTTGGTTTTATGGGTGGGTCACTCGGTTCGGCTGAAGGAGAGCGAATTTGTCGGGTGATTGATCGGTGTATGCGCGATCAATTGCCGCTGATTATTGTGTGCCGGTCTGGCGGCGCGCGCATGCAAGAGAGTATTTTTTCGCTGATGCAAATGGCGAAAGTCAATGCCAGGTTATCGCAATTTTCAGATTCGGGACTGCTGTTTATTGCCGTTTTGATAGATCCCACAACAGCCGGTGTAAATGCCAGTTATGCGTCTATTGGCGATATCAATATCGCCGAGCCGAATGCGTTGATCGGATTTACGGGATCGCGTATTACGGGGTCTTCTGTGAGTGCCTCCGAGATGGAAGCTCTGCGGCAAGCACAGCGCGCAGAGCAAGTGCTCGAACACGGTTTTGTCGATATGATTGTTTCTCGAGATAAAATGAGAGATACCCTGTCTCAGTTGATTGAGATGTTGCGTAAAGAGCCTCCTGAGGTTACTTCATGAAGATTCTCGTTTTACAAGGTCCCAATATCAACATGCTGGGACGGCGCAAAGCAGAGCATTACGGTACTGTTACAATGGACGAGGTTCACGCACGTCTGGAACAAAAAGCGGATGAACTGGATTGCGAGATTGTATGTTTTCATTCGAATTACGAGGGGGCTCTCGTTGAAAAAGTGCAGGAGATGCGCGATTCTGTAGATGGTATTCTTATGAATCCCGCAGGGCTGACCACAACAAGCGTATCGCTGCGGGACGCGCTTGAAGACGCTGGCTTACCACTGGTCGAAATTCATTTGTCCAATATCCACGCGCGAGAAACATGGCGACGGCATTCTCTGTTTTCTGAAATTGCAGTGGGCATTATTGCCGGGTTCAGATGGCGAGGCTATGTGTCGGCGCTTGAGATGCTGGTTGGCATGCTGCGAGAGGAAGAGTGAAGCGTGTAACTCCACCCTGCCCCGCCCCAATACTGGTGTCTCATCCTACCTTTTGATTCATCTTCACCGTGAACTGGTCTGCGACCAGTTGTCCCCCGTTTCCTACTTCATCTTTTCCACTTCCTAACTTCATTTGTAAAGGTCAAATGTCTCTATAAATTGGGCGATAGATTCTGGCACGAGGTCTGTGATGGGGTCTCCTGATCGGATGCGTTTGCGTACCTCGGTAGAGGAAATATTGCCAAAGGATGGGGGTAGTTGGAGAGGGTGTACGCGATTTGCAAAAGACGCGCATTCGGGACGTGACATAAATCTGTGAAAGACTGCCCGCGAAGAATTTTCGCGGTTGGCAGATACAATGTGGCACAGTGAAAATAGCACTTTGAGTTCGGCGGGCATGTCGGTGTAATAGTGCGGATCAAAGATGCGTATCAGGGTGTCGTGGCCGACGAGAAAGTAGATTTGGACGTCAGGTGAAAAATGTGTTCTGAGAGCGTGTGCTTTGTCGATAAAGCGGGCGTGACTACATCCAGCAATTGATAGACAAGTGTCCAATTGGGTATCAGAATCCGCGTACTTGACCATCATGGCGAGGCGTTGGCTCAGGTCTGCGCCAGAGAGGGCTTTATCGACATTGGTTTTGGCGAGGAGGAGGACGATTTCGTCAAAGTTAAAAGCATTTTGTGCATGGTGTACAAGTGCCTCGTGGGCGAGGGTGAGCGGATTGAAGGATGCGTCGAGTACCCCGATATGTTTGGGATGTCGAGGTGCGGCTCGATGTACAAATCGCACCGCAGGGGGATGGTGGGGATCGAGGCTATCCATGAGGATGCGGTAGTTTTCAAGGGTGTTCATGATGGGAAAAATTTATGTTAGAGGCAGGTGTGAGGCAAGGAGAAATACGCGAGGATATTACAAATGATTTACCGATTGTTTTTAATGGCATTTGTCATTCTGTTTGCCTATCCCGTTGTGCCGTTGGCATCTGAGCGGGATGTGGAATCTATTGTACGAAAAATTGACGCGCTCTACCGCAGCAAAACCAGCGTGGCGGATATGGAGATGCAGATTGTTACGCCGCACTGGGAACGCACGCTGTCGATGCGGGTGTGGACCAAGGGGATGGATAAGACTTTCATCCGCATTGACGCGCCCAAAAAGGAAAAGGGCGTTACAACGCTGCGCATCGGCAATGAGATGTGGAACTATCTTCCAAAGACCAACAAGGTGATAAAGGTGCCGCCGTCGATGATGATGGGGTCGTGGATGGGGTCGGATTTTACGAATGATGACCTCGTCAAAGAGTCGTCAATGCTCAACGATTATAGCTACGATCTGATTGTGCCGGATGACGCGCAACCGGGGCATCTTTACATCCGGTTCATTCCAAAGGAGGATTCTCCGATTGTTTGGGGCAAGCTCATCACGGCTGTGCGGGCAGATGATCTGATTCCGGTGTGGCAACATTTCTACGATGAGAAGGGCAATTTGATGCGGGTCTTGAATTTTAAGGAGATCGCGTCGTTCGGCGGTAAGACGATTCCAACTTTGATGGAGATGGTGCCGCAGAATAAGGACAGACATAAAACTGTTATGCGTTATCTCCAGGCCGAGTTTGATGTGCAGATAGATGACGATGTATTCACGCGGCGCAATCTTCAGAGAAAGTGACGATGCTCAAAATAGCATTTCGCAATATCTTTCGCCAGAGGCGGCGCACTGTGTTGACT
This Gemmatimonadota bacterium DNA region includes the following protein-coding sequences:
- a CDS encoding mannonate dehydratase, translating into MTIQEQLHYEQVNDESLSFLKAIGVDYLTINPSMDMRDGKDRRAYWEEVRDRAADHGLILRNAASYGWDEFTLGLEDRDEKIDAWCMFIRNLGEAGIPTLGYNFKPIGNFRTESATGRGGVKYSTFDYDEWARERVYVPDKVISEAGMWENIEYFLKRVIPVAEEYGVRMALHPDDPPIPEPMGGAARIVSTLEQYHRIFDLAPSSCNAMLFCQGCVAEMGEDVCEAIRDIGGRDKIVYVHFRDIQGTPRSFREVFIDEGQNDMHQAMQTYKEVGFNGPFMMDHTPRFWQSGTEWAGRAFAVGYMRALIQVVY
- a CDS encoding LON peptidase substrate-binding domain-containing protein, with product MELPLFPLDMVLLPHRRVPLHIFEERYKQMIGECLDNDTEFGLVWGTDNDFNDIGCAARVVGLLNRFPDGRMNILIEGTRRFRVIQQYDIHPYISGLVEDVEDGDEAFDIALGNRAKKLYSEAMKLSSGWISPQIPALELGTLSYILASNLTLSLDEQQALLESTSPNERLKTVSNALEKSLATLREVKRRTRGNGHLL
- a CDS encoding outer membrane lipoprotein-sorting protein: MIYRLFLMAFVILFAYPVVPLASERDVESIVRKIDALYRSKTSVADMEMQIVTPHWERTLSMRVWTKGMDKTFIRIDAPKKEKGVTTLRIGNEMWNYLPKTNKVIKVPPSMMMGSWMGSDFTNDDLVKESSMLNDYSYDLIVPDDAQPGHLYIRFIPKEDSPIVWGKLITAVRADDLIPVWQHFYDEKGNLMRVLNFKEIASFGGKTIPTLMEMVPQNKDRHKTVMRYLQAEFDVQIDDDVFTRRNLQRK
- the aroQ gene encoding type II 3-dehydroquinate dehydratase; the encoded protein is MKILVLQGPNINMLGRRKAEHYGTVTMDEVHARLEQKADELDCEIVCFHSNYEGALVEKVQEMRDSVDGILMNPAGLTTTSVSLRDALEDAGLPLVEIHLSNIHARETWRRHSLFSEIAVGIIAGFRWRGYVSALEMLVGMLREEE
- the accD gene encoding acetyl-CoA carboxylase, carboxyltransferase subunit beta → MNWFNKLKSGIRTLVSKRMPENIWIKCERCEQIVYRKKLEQNTGICPHCKHHFRISSAEYIAAVLDEDSFEEIGREVKSTDPLTFVDLQPYPDRLKEYRKRTNMDAAVLAGVGKVNGVPVGIAVHEFGFMGGSLGSAEGERICRVIDRCMRDQLPLIIVCRSGGARMQESIFSLMQMAKVNARLSQFSDSGLLFIAVLIDPTTAGVNASYASIGDINIAEPNALIGFTGSRITGSSVSASEMEALRQAQRAEQVLEHGFVDMIVSRDKMRDTLSQLIEMLRKEPPEVTS
- a CDS encoding LysR family transcriptional regulator, whose translation is MLITSLKVFCDLIETQSFSKTAVLNSVTQSAVSQQLKSIEKRQGKQLIERVEKRRLTLTAEGEIFYSYAREIVRRYEEMEHRIQALGGVVSGTVRLASIYSVGMLELTPFLKTYLKAYPRVNFRLQYDQVNKIYDDVANGEVDLGIVPYPRTQRNVDVMPFSQDKMVVTMHPDHELASRNAFLPQELNKFPLVLFTPETPTRRAVDQFLKKHKIRPNIVMELDHIAPIKHAVEVDIGISVLPLNSIEQEIARKTLAYLHFVDRDFDRPLGILFRKGRSLSIATQKLLDILLNSSQKPAS
- a CDS encoding nicotinate-nicotinamide nucleotide adenylyltransferase, with amino-acid sequence MNTLENYRILMDSLDPHHPPAVRFVHRAAPRHPKHIGVLDASFNPLTLAHEALVHHAQNAFNFDEIVLLLAKTNVDKALSGADLSQRLAMMVKYADSDTQLDTCLSIAGCSHARFIDKAHALRTHFSPDVQIYFLVGHDTLIRIFDPHYYTDMPAELKVLFSLCHIVSANRENSSRAVFHRFMSRPECASFANRVHPLQLPPSFGNISSTEVRKRIRSGDPITDLVPESIAQFIETFDLYK
- a CDS encoding Gfo/Idh/MocA family oxidoreductase, producing the protein MGKKTASSQKVVKVAMIGAGGRSRSVHYPSLNDMDDVKMVAVCELNEVRMIEVAGEYDIPARYTNYVTMIEREKPDVVYAIMPPHHIYDLAANIMEMGVNIIIEKPPSVTTEQAKQMALLAKKNNVITGVTFQRRFAPVIRTGKEICEKNGPVHSAASYFLKNEVGGQPIYKGALEKLTCDGIHAVDTLRYLCGGEVEAVASDVRRLDATFRNMHTALVKFSSGATGVLQNCYMMGRRMFTVEVHSTGISMFGDPEEGGQVFADGKVEPVRTLDPWTLSESEKPHVAFGAYAINRHFIDCVKTGQQPETNFEDAAKSMELVDAIYDSQIG
- a CDS encoding HDIG domain-containing protein; this translates as MSLNRDDAFALLTEHTENINLIKHMLAVEAAMRAYARKFGRDENLWGITGLLHDFDYEKHPTPEEHPMFGVAILEEKGYPEAMIHAIKAHAPYLGVPRESLLDKALFAVDELTGFIVAVTLMQPTKKLADLKVSSVRKKIKQKSFARNVSREDILIGAEELGIELDDHIAFVRDAMGDISDDLGL